From the Quercus lobata isolate SW786 chromosome 6, ValleyOak3.0 Primary Assembly, whole genome shotgun sequence genome, one window contains:
- the LOC115994290 gene encoding L10-interacting MYB domain-containing protein-like isoform X2, with the protein MSSRVTRSRREPPQQDDQARARWTTSLTKILADLMINQVQKGNRQKNSFSKKAWRYISAEFYKKTGLKWDKEQLKNRYAVLRRQYITVKSLLDQSDFSWDEFTGTIIAKDEAWTEYIRGHPDAETLKHSGCPIYKELCLIFSESAANGKHDSFAEDEGGSPSIQCADPLSMHPESMSDSDEVDDIIDDHKTTQPTTPCSTANRKRGRKGMDDVIAGAIMEMAAASKLRTAAMLQCNARHTIADCIRELDEMQGVDEKVYLAALDLFNKPNAREIFLSLKGDKRLIWLHSKCAA; encoded by the exons ATGTCAAGCCGAGTAACTCGCTCAAGAAGAGAACCACCTCAGCAGGACGACCAAGCAAGAGCTAGATGGACAACATCTCTCACTAAGATACTTGCAGACTTGATGATTAACCAAGTTCAAAAAGGGAACAgacaaaaaaattcttttagcAAGAAAGCATGGAGGTATATCTCTGCtgaattttataagaaaacagGGCTGAAATGGGACAAGGAGCAATTGAAGAACCGATATGCAGTCTTGAGGAGGCAGTATATTACTGTGAAGTCACTTCTTGATCAAAGTGATTTCAGTTGGGATGAATTCACGGGGACTATTATAGCCAAGGATGAAGCATGGACTGAATACATCAGG GGACATCCTGATGCCGAGACTTTGAAACACTCTGGCTGCCCAATCTACAAGGAGCTATGCTTGATATTCTCAGAATCAGCTGCCAATGGGAAACACGATTCGTTTGCTGAAGATGAGGGAGGGAGTCCTTCCATTCAATGTGCAGATCCCTTGAGCATGCACCCTGAGTCCATGTCAGATTCTGATGAAGTGGATGACATTATAGATGACCACAAAACTACTCAACCGACCACTCCTTGTTCAACAGCAAATCGTAAGAGAGGTCGTAAAGGAATGGATGACGTAATTGCAGGAGCTATAATGGAGATGGCCGCTGCTTCAAAGCTAAGGACAGCCGCCATGCTGCAATGTAATGCCCGACATACCATAGCCGATTGTATAAGAGAACTGGATGAGATGCAAGGTGTTGATGAAAAGGTCTATTTGGCTGCTCTAGATCTATTCAACAAGCCTAATGCAAGGGAGATTTTCTTGTCTCTCAAAGGTGACAAGCGCTTGATTTGGTTGCATAGCAAGTGTGCTGCTTAA
- the LOC115994290 gene encoding L10-interacting MYB domain-containing protein-like isoform X1, translating to MFAAFVMVVTFDAFFPPFFIKPGVLSMELVMSSRVTRSRREPPQQDDQARARWTTSLTKILADLMINQVQKGNRQKNSFSKKAWRYISAEFYKKTGLKWDKEQLKNRYAVLRRQYITVKSLLDQSDFSWDEFTGTIIAKDEAWTEYIRGHPDAETLKHSGCPIYKELCLIFSESAANGKHDSFAEDEGGSPSIQCADPLSMHPESMSDSDEVDDIIDDHKTTQPTTPCSTANRKRGRKGMDDVIAGAIMEMAAASKLRTAAMLQCNARHTIADCIRELDEMQGVDEKVYLAALDLFNKPNAREIFLSLKGDKRLIWLHSKCAA from the exons ATGTTTGCTGCTTTTGTGATGGTTGTTACATTTGATGCTTTTTTCCCTCCCTTCTTTATAAAACCTGGGGTTTTGTCTATGGAATTAGTGATGTCAAGCCGAGTAACTCGCTCAAGAAGAGAACCACCTCAGCAGGACGACCAAGCAAGAGCTAGATGGACAACATCTCTCACTAAGATACTTGCAGACTTGATGATTAACCAAGTTCAAAAAGGGAACAgacaaaaaaattcttttagcAAGAAAGCATGGAGGTATATCTCTGCtgaattttataagaaaacagGGCTGAAATGGGACAAGGAGCAATTGAAGAACCGATATGCAGTCTTGAGGAGGCAGTATATTACTGTGAAGTCACTTCTTGATCAAAGTGATTTCAGTTGGGATGAATTCACGGGGACTATTATAGCCAAGGATGAAGCATGGACTGAATACATCAGG GGACATCCTGATGCCGAGACTTTGAAACACTCTGGCTGCCCAATCTACAAGGAGCTATGCTTGATATTCTCAGAATCAGCTGCCAATGGGAAACACGATTCGTTTGCTGAAGATGAGGGAGGGAGTCCTTCCATTCAATGTGCAGATCCCTTGAGCATGCACCCTGAGTCCATGTCAGATTCTGATGAAGTGGATGACATTATAGATGACCACAAAACTACTCAACCGACCACTCCTTGTTCAACAGCAAATCGTAAGAGAGGTCGTAAAGGAATGGATGACGTAATTGCAGGAGCTATAATGGAGATGGCCGCTGCTTCAAAGCTAAGGACAGCCGCCATGCTGCAATGTAATGCCCGACATACCATAGCCGATTGTATAAGAGAACTGGATGAGATGCAAGGTGTTGATGAAAAGGTCTATTTGGCTGCTCTAGATCTATTCAACAAGCCTAATGCAAGGGAGATTTTCTTGTCTCTCAAAGGTGACAAGCGCTTGATTTGGTTGCATAGCAAGTGTGCTGCTTAA
- the LOC115994287 gene encoding cell cycle checkpoint protein RAD17 isoform X2: MGKRNNLVVLSSDDEENERSLSSNRSYSKPKSRSLVTRSNPNPRGAKKARISNSRSRLSKESSNVNEIGFLYDDFDEVFNGFKVSAGKREHISGFGGSNANGLWVDKYKPRSLEELAVHKKKVEEVKVWFEERLRSSKDEFGHYVLVITGQAGVGKSATIHVIASHLGARVREWNTPTPVIWQEHLHNSSAGITYTSKLDEFEIFVERIRKYGFIPSSSVKEPKSSNILLIDDLPMMNGKVAFGRLKKCLHLLVRSTRIPTAILLTDYGEADSADQTARCSEELKLYLESAGACKVAFNPITNNSIKKTLSRICRLERFNVTAEQIDLIAKASGGDIRNAITSLQFCCLKPDPLHSLSLCDTTTTYLREKSDEISALNGESSLKFGRDETLSLFHALGKFLHNKRETENAMALMVLDFLCEEAIDDAWTVASYLSDADMLLATFRGMLTRYNEAENVLQTAAASVAVRGVLFGNSHPSPSRWHAIRRPKLWQVEQSSLCNKTEIVKRRFIGYSGLTLSDLSVVTTEYTPMLKWLGYGTSGGLETHQDLMQDNKTEDNFDKMSLDDQQEIETTDDEIEDW, translated from the exons ATGGGGAAGAGGAACAACTTAGTTGTGTTGTCCTCCGATGACGAGGAAAATGAACGTTCGTTGAGTTCCAATCGGAGCTATTCGAAGCCAAAATCTAGGTCACTGGTTACTCGctcaaaccctaaccctagagGAGCCAAGAAGGCTCGCATTTCGAATTCTAGGTCTCGCTTGAGTAAAGAATCCAGTAATGTAAATGAG ATTGGATTCTTGTATGACGATTTTGATGAAGTGTTTAATGGGTTCAAGGTATCTGCTG GGAAACGAGAACACATATCAGGTTTTGGTGGGAGCAATGCGAATGGGTTATGGGTTGATAAATACAAACCTCGTTCCTTGGAAGAGCTAGCCGTTCACAAGAAAAAG GTTGAAGAAGTTAAAGTATGGTTTGAAGAAAGATTGAGATCTTCTAAG gaTGAATTTGGCCATTATGTTCTTGTCATCACTGGGCAAGCTGGAGTTGGAAAATCT GCAACTATTCATGTAATTGCATCTCACCTTGGAGCCAGAGTACGTGAATGGAACACACCTACTCCAGTTATTTGGCAAGAGCATCTGCATAACTCTAGTGCAG GGATAACCTATACATCTAAGTTGGatgagtttgaaatttttgttgagaGAATAAGGAAGTATGGATTCATACCATCATCCTCTGTTAAAGAGCCAAAATCGTCTAACATACTCCTCATTGATGACCTTCCAATGATGAATGGAAAAGTTGCTTTTGGAAGACTTAAAAAATGTTTGCATCTTCTTGTGCGATCAACTCGGATACCAACAGCTATATTGCTCACAGACTATGGTGAAGCTGATTCAGCGGACCAGACTGCAAGATGCTCAGAAGAACTTAAGTTGTATCTTGAGAGTGCTGGGGCTTGTAAG GTTGCTTTCAATCCTATTACAAATAATTCTATTAAGAAGACACTTTCAAGAATATGCAGACTAGAGCGGTTTAATGTGACTGCTGAACAGATTGATCTAATAGCAAAAGCAAGTGGAGGTGACATCCGAAATGCAATCACATCTTTACAGTTCTGTTGCCTCAAGCCAGATCCCTTGCATTCTTTATCTTTGTGTGATACCACTACCACttatttgagagaaaaatcAGATGAGATCAGTGCTTTGAACGGTGAATCTTCCCTGAAATTTGGCAGAGATGAGAcactttctctttttcatgCTCTTGGGAAGTTTCTTCATAACAAAAGAGAGACTGAAAATGCCATGGCATTAATGG ttcTAGATTTCCTGTGTGAGGAGGCAATAGATGATGCATGGACTGTGGCTTCATATTTAAGTGATGCTGACATGCTTCTTGCTACTTTCCGTGGAATGCTAACTAGATATAATGAGGCAGAAAATGTTCTACAAACAGCTGCTGCTTCAGTTGCTGTCCGGGGGGTCCTATTTGGAAATTCTCATCCTTCCCCTTCCAG GTGGCATGCCATTCGCCGACCAAAGCTCTGGCAGGTTGAGCAATCATCACTTTGCAATAAA ACTGAGATAGTAAAACGTAGATTCATTGGTTACAGCGGGCTAACTTTATCTGATCTTTCGGTTGTGACGACGGAGTACACACCTATGCTCAAGTGGCTTGGATATGGAACCTCTGGGGGTCTTGAAACTCATCAGGATTTGATGCAAGACAACAAGACAGAAGACAACTTTGATAAGATGAGTTTGGATGACCAACAAGAAATTGAGACAACTGATGATGAAATCGAAGATTGGTAA
- the LOC115994287 gene encoding cell cycle checkpoint protein RAD17 isoform X1, with protein sequence MGKRNNLVVLSSDDEENERSLSSNRSYSKPKSRSLVTRSNPNPRGAKKARISNSRSRLSKESSNVNEIGFLYDDFDEVFNGFKVSAGKREHISGFGGSNANGLWVDKYKPRSLEELAVHKKKVEEVKVWFEERLRSSKDEFGHYVLVITGQAGVGKSATIHVIASHLGARVREWNTPTPVIWQEHLHNSSAGITYTSKLDEFEIFVERIRKYGFIPSSSVKEPKSSNILLIDDLPMMNGKVAFGRLKKCLHLLVRSTRIPTAILLTDYGEADSADQTARCSEELKLYLESAGACKVAFNPITNNSIKKTLSRICRLERFNVTAEQIDLIAKASGGDIRNAITSLQFCCLKPDPLHSLSLCDTTTTYLREKSDEISALNGESSLKFGRDETLSLFHALGKFLHNKRETENAMALMDQDEFLVRDKFSRLPLKMDAPEKVLCQAHGQARPIADFLHENVLDFLCEEAIDDAWTVASYLSDADMLLATFRGMLTRYNEAENVLQTAAASVAVRGVLFGNSHPSPSRWHAIRRPKLWQVEQSSLCNKTEIVKRRFIGYSGLTLSDLSVVTTEYTPMLKWLGYGTSGGLETHQDLMQDNKTEDNFDKMSLDDQQEIETTDDEIEDW encoded by the exons ATGGGGAAGAGGAACAACTTAGTTGTGTTGTCCTCCGATGACGAGGAAAATGAACGTTCGTTGAGTTCCAATCGGAGCTATTCGAAGCCAAAATCTAGGTCACTGGTTACTCGctcaaaccctaaccctagagGAGCCAAGAAGGCTCGCATTTCGAATTCTAGGTCTCGCTTGAGTAAAGAATCCAGTAATGTAAATGAG ATTGGATTCTTGTATGACGATTTTGATGAAGTGTTTAATGGGTTCAAGGTATCTGCTG GGAAACGAGAACACATATCAGGTTTTGGTGGGAGCAATGCGAATGGGTTATGGGTTGATAAATACAAACCTCGTTCCTTGGAAGAGCTAGCCGTTCACAAGAAAAAG GTTGAAGAAGTTAAAGTATGGTTTGAAGAAAGATTGAGATCTTCTAAG gaTGAATTTGGCCATTATGTTCTTGTCATCACTGGGCAAGCTGGAGTTGGAAAATCT GCAACTATTCATGTAATTGCATCTCACCTTGGAGCCAGAGTACGTGAATGGAACACACCTACTCCAGTTATTTGGCAAGAGCATCTGCATAACTCTAGTGCAG GGATAACCTATACATCTAAGTTGGatgagtttgaaatttttgttgagaGAATAAGGAAGTATGGATTCATACCATCATCCTCTGTTAAAGAGCCAAAATCGTCTAACATACTCCTCATTGATGACCTTCCAATGATGAATGGAAAAGTTGCTTTTGGAAGACTTAAAAAATGTTTGCATCTTCTTGTGCGATCAACTCGGATACCAACAGCTATATTGCTCACAGACTATGGTGAAGCTGATTCAGCGGACCAGACTGCAAGATGCTCAGAAGAACTTAAGTTGTATCTTGAGAGTGCTGGGGCTTGTAAG GTTGCTTTCAATCCTATTACAAATAATTCTATTAAGAAGACACTTTCAAGAATATGCAGACTAGAGCGGTTTAATGTGACTGCTGAACAGATTGATCTAATAGCAAAAGCAAGTGGAGGTGACATCCGAAATGCAATCACATCTTTACAGTTCTGTTGCCTCAAGCCAGATCCCTTGCATTCTTTATCTTTGTGTGATACCACTACCACttatttgagagaaaaatcAGATGAGATCAGTGCTTTGAACGGTGAATCTTCCCTGAAATTTGGCAGAGATGAGAcactttctctttttcatgCTCTTGGGAAGTTTCTTCATAACAAAAGAGAGACTGAAAATGCCATGGCATTAATGG ACCAAGATGAATTTCTTGTGCGGGATAAATTCTCAAGATTGCCACTGAAAATGGATGCTCCAGAGAAGGTTCTCTGTCAAGCACATGGGCAAGCAAGGCCTATTGCTGATTTTCTACATGAAAATG ttcTAGATTTCCTGTGTGAGGAGGCAATAGATGATGCATGGACTGTGGCTTCATATTTAAGTGATGCTGACATGCTTCTTGCTACTTTCCGTGGAATGCTAACTAGATATAATGAGGCAGAAAATGTTCTACAAACAGCTGCTGCTTCAGTTGCTGTCCGGGGGGTCCTATTTGGAAATTCTCATCCTTCCCCTTCCAG GTGGCATGCCATTCGCCGACCAAAGCTCTGGCAGGTTGAGCAATCATCACTTTGCAATAAA ACTGAGATAGTAAAACGTAGATTCATTGGTTACAGCGGGCTAACTTTATCTGATCTTTCGGTTGTGACGACGGAGTACACACCTATGCTCAAGTGGCTTGGATATGGAACCTCTGGGGGTCTTGAAACTCATCAGGATTTGATGCAAGACAACAAGACAGAAGACAACTTTGATAAGATGAGTTTGGATGACCAACAAGAAATTGAGACAACTGATGATGAAATCGAAGATTGGTAA
- the LOC115994287 gene encoding cell cycle checkpoint protein RAD17 isoform X3, whose product MGKRNNLVVLSSDDEENERSLSSNRSYSKPKSRSLVTRSNPNPRGAKKARISNSRSRLSKESSNVNEIGFLYDDFDEVFNGFKVSAGKREHISGFGGSNANGLWVDKYKPRSLEELAVHKKKVEEVKVWFEERLRSSKDEFGHYVLVITGQAGVGKSATIHVIASHLGARVREWNTPTPVIWQEHLHNSSAGITYTSKLDEFEIFVERIRKYGFIPSSSVKEPKSSNILLIDDLPMMNGKVAFGRLKKCLHLLVRSTRIPTAILLTDYGEADSADQTARCSEELKLYLESAGACKVAFNPITNNSIKKTLSRICRLERFNVTAEQIDLIAKASGGDIRNAITSLQFCCLKPDPLHSLSLCDTTTTYLREKSDEISALNGESSLKFGRDETLSLFHALGKFLHNKRETENAMALMDQDEFLVRDKFSRLPLKMDAPEKVLCQAHGQARPIADFLHENVLDFLCEEAIDDAWTVASYLSDADMLLATFRGMLTRYNEAENVLQTAAASVAVRGVLFGNSHPSPSRWHAIRRPKLWQVEQSSLCNKRANFI is encoded by the exons ATGGGGAAGAGGAACAACTTAGTTGTGTTGTCCTCCGATGACGAGGAAAATGAACGTTCGTTGAGTTCCAATCGGAGCTATTCGAAGCCAAAATCTAGGTCACTGGTTACTCGctcaaaccctaaccctagagGAGCCAAGAAGGCTCGCATTTCGAATTCTAGGTCTCGCTTGAGTAAAGAATCCAGTAATGTAAATGAG ATTGGATTCTTGTATGACGATTTTGATGAAGTGTTTAATGGGTTCAAGGTATCTGCTG GGAAACGAGAACACATATCAGGTTTTGGTGGGAGCAATGCGAATGGGTTATGGGTTGATAAATACAAACCTCGTTCCTTGGAAGAGCTAGCCGTTCACAAGAAAAAG GTTGAAGAAGTTAAAGTATGGTTTGAAGAAAGATTGAGATCTTCTAAG gaTGAATTTGGCCATTATGTTCTTGTCATCACTGGGCAAGCTGGAGTTGGAAAATCT GCAACTATTCATGTAATTGCATCTCACCTTGGAGCCAGAGTACGTGAATGGAACACACCTACTCCAGTTATTTGGCAAGAGCATCTGCATAACTCTAGTGCAG GGATAACCTATACATCTAAGTTGGatgagtttgaaatttttgttgagaGAATAAGGAAGTATGGATTCATACCATCATCCTCTGTTAAAGAGCCAAAATCGTCTAACATACTCCTCATTGATGACCTTCCAATGATGAATGGAAAAGTTGCTTTTGGAAGACTTAAAAAATGTTTGCATCTTCTTGTGCGATCAACTCGGATACCAACAGCTATATTGCTCACAGACTATGGTGAAGCTGATTCAGCGGACCAGACTGCAAGATGCTCAGAAGAACTTAAGTTGTATCTTGAGAGTGCTGGGGCTTGTAAG GTTGCTTTCAATCCTATTACAAATAATTCTATTAAGAAGACACTTTCAAGAATATGCAGACTAGAGCGGTTTAATGTGACTGCTGAACAGATTGATCTAATAGCAAAAGCAAGTGGAGGTGACATCCGAAATGCAATCACATCTTTACAGTTCTGTTGCCTCAAGCCAGATCCCTTGCATTCTTTATCTTTGTGTGATACCACTACCACttatttgagagaaaaatcAGATGAGATCAGTGCTTTGAACGGTGAATCTTCCCTGAAATTTGGCAGAGATGAGAcactttctctttttcatgCTCTTGGGAAGTTTCTTCATAACAAAAGAGAGACTGAAAATGCCATGGCATTAATGG ACCAAGATGAATTTCTTGTGCGGGATAAATTCTCAAGATTGCCACTGAAAATGGATGCTCCAGAGAAGGTTCTCTGTCAAGCACATGGGCAAGCAAGGCCTATTGCTGATTTTCTACATGAAAATG ttcTAGATTTCCTGTGTGAGGAGGCAATAGATGATGCATGGACTGTGGCTTCATATTTAAGTGATGCTGACATGCTTCTTGCTACTTTCCGTGGAATGCTAACTAGATATAATGAGGCAGAAAATGTTCTACAAACAGCTGCTGCTTCAGTTGCTGTCCGGGGGGTCCTATTTGGAAATTCTCATCCTTCCCCTTCCAG GTGGCATGCCATTCGCCGACCAAAGCTCTGGCAGGTTGAGCAATCATCACTTTGCAATAAA CGGGCTAACTTTATCTGA